The genome window gtgtgtgtgtgtgtgtgtgtgtgtgtgtgtgtgtgtgtgtgtgtgtgtgtgtgtgtgtgtgtgtgtgtgtgtatatatatatatatatatatatatatatatatatatatatatatatatatatatatatatatatatatatatatatatatataataaaacagCCTGCAGCTAGCAACACTAGCCTGCATCCTATCAAGACAATACAACAAAGTGTTACTAAGGATATTGCACAAACACTAATTTGTACTGCCCACTGAAGTGCCTCATAACATCAAGGCCTAATATTACACTCAAACCATTCTTCGTAATATACAACTATAAACATTTGTGGTCAGACTTGACAACAGTGGTCTGCTGGGGGTGCTACAAAAACTTTATATGAGGGGTGCAAAGTTGAGTGAGGCAGTATGGTCTCCACCCGACACATGAGATTCCCTCGTGTGATCCGTACAGAAGTGACACTCAATCTACggagaacagcagcagcacggcTCAACTCTAGGTTTACCACATACACTAGGTTAACCATAATCACAGCAATATACACATAATACTAGGTTGTCCACCAATCACAACACCATTCAACTTGCAACAAAGTCCTTTAGTTAGGAATGATAATTTGAGAGCAGTATTAGTATTCAAGTTATTTATGTAATAAAATACTGAATATTTGACATAATAGAACTTAACTGACTTCTAGAAACCAGGGCtacaaatacaaaatacagcAAAATAATTACCAGTTATCCCAAAGCTACATGATGCTATAAGGCTTGACTACAAAGACTATCAGGGCAGAAAAAACAACTAGCAGGAAGGCCAGCAAGAAGGAGAGTGTAGTAATGTGAACAGTGCCCTGCAATCCTTTCTGTCAAAGTACtccacaataaataaatgcactGAAGAATGAGTGGTGATGGAGACTATTGCACACATATCAACTATAAAAACAAAGAGGTCACCAGACATGACTGCATTTACATCCCACTACAAAAAAAGGGGATAAGCAGTTGTCTTAGATGACAAATATTTACAGTGAAAATCTTGTTTCTCTGAAGTATGGCATGAAGTATTCATGGGTCTTGCTAAAACTTCAGTGGTTGGTCCTATAATTTTTTAAACTTTGTGTCCAACAAGCTGTAAACACTAAAAATAGATATACTGGCTGGATTCTcctaaatcctcctccttccaacatGAGAGCATGACAAGTCACACTCtacaaaatgagaaataaaaataaattttataatatatatatatatatatatatatatatatatatatatatatatatatatatatatatatatatatatatatatatatatatatatatatatatatatatatatatatatatatatatatatatatatatatatatatatattggtgagATTAAAAGATTTTTTGcagaaaatgcaaagaaaggTCCAGAGTctgacaagaacaacaaaacaatgacattTACAACAAAAGATCACACCACAAACCATACAGCTTTTCACTTCTGCTGTACAAAGACACTCATTTCACACTCTATAAATACATAATTTTGCTTAGAGTACTAATAACAACTAtctataaaacaataaattagATATTTAACAAGCACCTATAAAAATATGAGTAGAACACATGGCTTGTGGCACAAAAGCAGTCCAGACTTGTCCTCACACCAGGCAGAGTACAGACCCAGCGCCACAAAGTTCTCTCAACTCTCCCGTGTGAGTGTAGAGCAGTGCAGTGTGAAGGGTTGAGCAAAGGAGAGCCCTACCCATCATGCAATACTTGCTGCTGGCTCTGTTTTGGTGGCTGAATTTCCTCATCAGTAGTTACAACACTGAGCTTCATACTGTGAAGGAGCAATAATCTATTTAATTTGCTGTGGAGGAAAACTTATTGTGGAGGGTTCTTCAATAAATCAAAATCAATTGCCTGTGAATAACATTACCAAGATTTTAATGTCAAGTATAAAATGTCAAGAATTTCTTAAAATCTCAATGCCTTGTACAGGAAAACAGAGATTTCATACAGACTAGTTGACCTTCCCTATCTAAAATTTCAATACACCAGAGACAGTCACTCCAAGGCACCAAGACTTACCATTGTCAAAACAGTTTGGATCAAAGTAGTTTAGAAGTTCTGTCTCTGAGAGATTGATTGCTGAAGTGACTTCATTCTGCATGGAGACTTGTGAGTTGGAGTTAGAGACTATGAGGCCATCTCCAGCCCGGACAGGCCTACTACTGTTTTCTGTACTGGTGGCTGGGATGGAAGCCCCAGCCTCCATCTGTAAGGGAGCAACAGGACTGGACTGGGAGAGGAGTGGATCAGAGCGTGTGAGGGCTGATGAGGTGACACAGGTTGAGGCGACAGACTCTTGGGTAGCAGGGGCTTGAGCCATGGTGGAAGATGAAGGCAGCACTCCACACAGGCCTGGCCCTTGGGACAACAATGGATCAGAGACTGGTACATGCATGTCAGACTGCACACCTAGCACAGGTGAAGCACTGTGTTGCTGCACTGTCTGTTCCCCAGACATATTATTAAGGTGATGGTGAGTGACAGTATGGGATAAGGAGGATACTGTCTGCTGGCTGGCTCTAACAGCCTGTCTttgctgttgtttctgttgttcttgttgctgttcatgttgtggttgttgctgctcttgttgttgctgttgttgttgtgattgtttttgttgttgttgttgttgttgttgttgttgttgttgttgttgctgctgctgctgctgctgctgtggagcCCTCTGGTTTATGTTTTGCAGCAAAGATTGACTAAGGGGCCGGTACACAGTTTGAGTAGGAGAGGGAATAGGCAGGTGGGTCAGATGCATTGCTGAACCACTTACAACCTCCTGAGAGTCAGGTATTCTCAGCTGGCCTTGCAAGGCATCGATGGCTGGAGAAGCCTCACCCAGAGCCTCCTGTGAAGTGCACTGACTCACTATCTTGGATGACAGTAGTGGGTTTACACTATTGAATGAAGAGGCAGTAGAGACTACACTGGCTACTGCAGGAGATGTCATTTGTTGCTCTGAAGGAAACTGGCTGCCTCTCACCAAAGTGTAGTCTGGAAGCAAGCCCACCTCCTCTCGATGTTTCTTGAGAGGTGGCTCCTCCAAGTGTGGCGCCTCAGCCACACATACCCGCACTGTGCGAGTCAAGCCAGGGGAGGAAACCACAGTTGTTGGAGCAACTGGTGCCACAGGGGCCACACGGGCTACTTTTGGGCCAGAAGAGACAGTGGAAGGCATGGCAGAGAACACTGTCAAGGGAAACAGACTGACAGGGGTAGCCATCGGTATGGCTACGTTTGTTGGAGGATAGCTGGAGGAATGGTTCACCTGGGTGGTCTGAACAGATGACCCAGAAACCAGCTTTTGCCCTTTGCTAAGAACATATGACCCAGGTGGAGTACTGGAGGCTGCCACCTTAGGTGAGGCAGGCAAAGCTGGAGCTTCtgactcttcctccacttcagtTTTGCACTGATGCCCAATGTTGTCCTTCATAGAGTGGATGAGCCGCTCCACCAGCTGCAGGACGGATGTGTAAAGGTTGGATCCAGCGGGAAACTTTTGTACCACCTTCAGCATTTCTACCAGGCTCTCAAGGGAGACTGTCCCCTGCATGGTTGGCTGCTTATTTGGCTGCTCAGTTTCCCTTGATTTCTGACCTTCACTGGCAGGTGCTGAAGCAGGGGTAGGTAAAGACTCTATAGAACTGTTGCGGACAGACTTAGCTGTGAGAGGAGACTGTCTAGGATTACGGGAAGCCAGTCGGGATGCCCGTCCTACAATCTTCTTAGCTGAGCTGAGCATGACACGGGAGGTTCGCACTGGGGATGTAGCCACTGGGGCACTGGCTGCTCCTGCAGGTGTCACTCCTACAGCAAGGAAAAGATTATCAGACTGACAAAAAATTACAATTGCACAAATGTAGTGCAGTTGAGGAGTTTAATGTGACACTGGTCAACATTTGCACTTTCTCGTGGACAGACTCCCTAAACTTACAATCTTACATAAGAATAGAATTCTGGCCTATATATAGGATAAAGGCTAGAAAGATCACAAAACTACAGCTTGGCAGGAGCAGAGTGAAAATAAATTTCAATATTATATACAAatcaaatacaaagaaaaataaagttaaacacAAGAAATATTGTGGTACAGTAATATTCTGACCCAATCACTTCAGTGTGATCAAGGCCACTAGACTGTACAAGGGAAAACAGTATCTCCAAGACATacttatatatatctctctctctgtcttacctGAAGAAGTCTTCgtgggaggagaaggggtgACATGTGAGGTGGCCACTTCAGTTATGTGCTGCGGCAGACTCCCGGTTTCAGCAAAGTGTCGATTCAGCTGCAATGCACCTGTAACATACAGCCTTTGACATCCACTCTTGGCAACAAAAGATGGCACAGTGCTTTTGACAGCTCATAGTCTGTCACACAGAATATCCATGATATTTGTGCAGAATAAATTTTCAAAAGTGTACTTACATGGAGATACTCCTTTGGGCAGAGGCTTTTCTTCCCATGTGTCAGATACTTGTACTTCTGTTTGAGAGACACATAACATTAGTGGCCCATCAAGGAACCTTTGTGTCATGCTCAGCCACAGGACAAGGACGAGGCAGTGTCTTAAGAGTACAGCTTTAGGCATAAAAACCTTCAGTGAAGATTAATCACACAAGTTATTGGAATGGGTAACGGCATTACATCTTTCCTAAAACTTTACTGGTAATTGTTACTGtgaccatttttttcttacatttttctaaAGCTGATTTATAACAAAGTAATCCTTTAGTTACTTCAAAAAACAACTGAGGCTTGAGTGAGGGCCGTCATGTGCTGTGCTTGAGCATGGTGTAGGGAGAATAAATCAAAATTCTGCTCCTCTTCAAGTACATTctgaaaacatgaaacaaaacagtaagtttttttttttttttttttcacagaaaACCTGCCAGTCCATCTCTCAATCCCCAAGCACACAGCACAAACACTCTTCCTCATCCACACAAACTTGTTCACacttgctgcacacacacacacacacacacacacacacacggatatacACATAcctgaacagacagacacacacacacacacacacacacacacacacacacacacacacacacacacacacacacacacacacacacacacacacacacacacacacacacacacacacacacactcttacacacacacacacacacacacacacacacacacacacacacacacacacacaaagccacctTGACTCCTCAGCCGTATCTGGAGTGAAGTGCAGACCACCTGGTGAATGACTCCTGCACTATATCTCCTGTGCCCTGCCTGCTGGAaagaacaccaacaccaccacacaactctctctctctctctctctctctctctctctctctctctctctctctctctctctctctctctctctctctctctctctctctctctctctctctctctctctctctctctctctctctctctctctctctctctctctctctcacctagcaTGCTTGTGGTCATGCTATCATAAGGTAAAGGCAAATAAACATCTTGCATTCCTCAAAACTCAAATGTGAAGCCAATCCATTAAGGAATGAAGTAAACAGGCCTGAATGATGTCTCTCACTGCCTAGAGGAACACATTTCTCAAGGAATAACAGTTATAACAGAAGGAGTAATAATCAAGTGGAGTAGTActaatagcagtaacagtaaaagtagaagtaaaaatagtagtggtaatagtagtagtggtagtaacagttaAGTGGTACATTAAAACAGGATAAGCTATATATCTTATCTAgcttaagaaaaataacagtgaATATGAGATGAGTGTGGGTAATGGCAGTGACAGTTCACTTACACTGACAGctacggtggtggtgttgtggtgatgatgagctGTTTAATACACCCTAGTGGTATTATtaatccctcacacacacacattatgtaaatctgtatgcatgtatgtacatGGCCAAAATTCAGCTAGTTTATGGGGACAGAATTCTAtgtgatgatgaaaaataaaatgaacacaTAATCTATGCATATAAATATCTGTAAATACTTACCGCACATAACACCATTCTAAATTACAAATAAAcatgtgttctgtgtgtgcAAGAGGCTGAGTGAAACCAGAGGGTGAGTGTTGTATTTGAAGGAgaacgaagataaaaaaaattaacccaagacaaaaaaaatatggaaaggaaggaaaaaagaaaaaaaaagaataaaaaggaaggaaggaagaaaaaccaaGACAACCAAAACTAGTGAATGAAAGCACCATGAGAAGTAAAGCATGAAAAGGAGGGTGGTACCTTGTGTGAGAGCCATGAAAACAGGAGACCGCAAGGAGTGGATCACCCTGGGAGAGGGATGAGACGGTGAGTCAGCTGACAATTAAGTGGAGAATGTAAGccactaagtgtgtgtgtgtgtgtgtgtgtgtgtgtgtgtgtgtgtgtgtgtgtgtgtgtgtgtgtgtgtgtgtgtgtgtaaaggctgAGAGATGGTTGTTAATTTAGCGAAGGGGTGACGAGTTGTGTCTAAAACCTGACCTATCTTTGGTGTGACCTGCTGGTCTGTATCCTAGCCAACTGTATATTTTCAGCATGTTGCTGGGATTTACCTACAAATTATCTTAATGTCAGTTGGATTGTGTGCTTTCCTCGAGTCTGTCCCTCCCTGTGTTTTGAAGAGTTGCTGGtccaattaaagaaaaaaaaaaaaaaaaaaaaaaaaaaatctatgtgTATGTAAGTGTCAGGTTAGGTGTCAGAGTAAATAAGAAAGTGAGGTGCCACATCTAAACCAAAGCTAGTATTGTTTAGTTGTTAACTTTCCTAATATTAGTATTAAaaagagttgtggtggtgatcagGTTTGTAGtgtgtaagatttttttttttggtttgaaAGACATCCTGAATGGACATGTACAGAGAAAAGTCTGGTTTAGCAATGTCACACAATTCAAACTTTTTACATCATAaaactccttaatttttttcccaaaAGAAATCTTCGCAGTACAAAAGCTTATATTTCCAACTTGCAACATTAACTAGTTTTTTCTCAAATGACATtttccacacaaacacacaacttcTAGAAGCCATTAATCTATAATGAAGACATACCCACAGACTGAAGCCAGAAGCCATAAAtcccaaagaaagaaaaactaaataaagaaaaagaaagaaaacaaagctatGTATAATGAAAAGTGGAGTGAGCGGAGGTTGCAGCACACCTCCGTACGTTGGCCAGCAACACAACCAGCAGTGTGTCCTCTGAGTGCCTTCCCTTCCCAGCCATTGTGTTGGAGGAGGATTAAGCCTGAAGCCTGGCGATGCCTCATTCCCTCCCCAAAGCTGTGCACATCATCTTGCACACTAGTGAAAGTCATCAATTATCAATAAACTGAACATGAGTTACGCTGACAATTCCTATATAATAATATCTGAAGCAAAACATATCAGAAATGTTGAATGAACTTCTCTACAGTTTGGCAAAATTCAATGACTTTGAACTCTATTCCTATGGTAAGAAATTAATGGTATGAGATATGTGATGGCTGATACCATTACACAGCCATAGAAAACTATTCATGACCTCCTGCTGCTTGTTGACAGTGAGATTTGGTTTACAAATAtttaaggagaagaaaaagcatGTGTGCCTGGGCATCCTCAGGAGTAAAGTGCAGCATGGGTGTGAAATGGTGAGGCAAGGTGTGAAGGGACAGGATCAGGCAAGGCATGAGTGTGTGGGAAGATGAAGGCATGTAGTACATATGGTGAAGAATGAAGCATCATGATGGAGGCACCAGTGggtaggtgaggggaggtgtagGTGCATGTGGCATCAGCAAGAGTGTATCCTAAGGTGGGAGATGAAGGTGATGAAGTATGGCAAGGCAAGACAGGTCTGTGAAATGTTAGGTGTGCCTGTGTCAAAGACAACATGATGTTATTTTAGAGGTATCCacatctgtgtgtctgtgtcagtgGTTATAGACATATGTGTATGAGGaggcggtggtgatagtggtggcagtggtgatggtgagggtagTGGCACtggtgtgagtgaatgaatggatgacaGAGCAGCAAGCGAACGACACCACCTGCTGGGTAGGTCCCCTGGGACTTACGGGACCATGGACGCGGCGCTGCCCCGAGTTCGCTGCCGCACCTCGCCAATCTCAGACATGAGTGAGACCAGCGACACCTATGTAACTAACAGAGAGGCACCGCATTTTGGGGGATTTATTGGTGGGAGGCATGAAGCCTCCCGGGCTTCCTCAATCTTGCACATGCACACTGGCAATGGCATGAGAATGGCACGAGGGAGACCTGGGCTGGCCAGCCTAGGATACTGCAGCTCAATCCAGATCTCCGGCCTGCGAGTAGG of Portunus trituberculatus isolate SZX2019 chromosome 32, ASM1759143v1, whole genome shotgun sequence contains these proteins:
- the LOC123512098 gene encoding nuclear factor of activated T-cells 5-like isoform X2, whose product is MGKVNRGSLVSTRRRLVKASGSGGKRSRATSAGKGNLPLPPPPPSQSLVLDEDSGFGGDQSLDSESSLLSAPNVAGPGVVLPSLTMVPQAVVEGQVTLKRDSLKVDLSNEPLKVDLGEDSLNVDLSEEAQELPASQASATTTTHTMPPLVSFRDVSLLSSLHQLKGNNNTGNPTMLRVDGGGQTCVSSKVVRPGVPHSPPLLTAQLSARSSDGSVELKLVTQPEEQHRARYQTEGSRGAVKDRSGSGHPTVKLVGYSKPTTLQIFVGSDTGKSGPHMFYQVCRVSGKNSTPCRERRVDGTVVIEAALHPENEMTMSCDCVGILKERNVDVEHRFKAVMSRGRKKSTKCRLVFRTFITLPSGAQEVLQVVSQPIACTQPPGVPEICRKSISSCLVTGGEQIFIFGKNFLKDTVVVFQQHSAKAQPIWEEKVLPDKDSLQPIHLIVAVPKYCDLTVTEEVTVEMVVVSGGKKSEPQSFTYLPLPTKKEVQVSDTWEEKPLPKGVSPCALQLNRHFAETGSLPQHITEVATSHVTPSPPTKTSSGVTPAGAASAPVATSPVRTSRVMLSSAKKIVGRASRLASRNPRQSPLTAKSVRNSSIESLPTPASAPASEGQKSRETEQPNKQPTMQGTVSLESLVEMLKVVQKFPAGSNLYTSVLQLVERLIHSMKDNIGHQCKTEVEEESEAPALPASPKVAASSTPPGSYVLSKGQKLVSGSSVQTTQVNHSSSYPPTNVAIPMATPVSLFPLTVFSAMPSTVSSGPKVARVAPVAPVAPTTVVSSPGLTRTVRVCVAEAPHLEEPPLKKHREEVGLLPDYTLVRGSQFPSEQQMTSPAVASVVSTASSFNSVNPLLSSKIVSQCTSQEALGEASPAIDALQGQLRIPDSQEVVSGSAMHLTHLPIPSPTQTVYRPLSQSLLQNINQRAPQQQQQQQQQQQQQQQQQQQQQKQSQQQQQQQEQQQPQHEQQQEQQKQQQRQAVRASQQTVSSLSHTVTHHHLNNMSGEQTVQQHSASPVLGVQSDMHVPVSDPLLSQGPGLCGVLPSSSTMAQAPATQESVASTCVTSSALTRSDPLLSQSSPVAPLQMEAGASIPATSTENSSRPVRAGDGLIVSNSNSQVSMQNEVTSAINLSETELLNYFDPNCFDNV
- the LOC123512098 gene encoding nuclear factor of activated T-cells 5-like isoform X1; translated protein: MGKVNRGSLVSTRRRLVKASGSGGKRSRATSAGKGNLPLPPPPPSQSLVLDEDSGFGGDQSLDSESSLLSAPNVAGPGVVLPSLTMVPQAKLLLVSLLQGAGGLPGSGTSQNASANVAVGASPPTTQASVSNGTNQTGNTHGAVMSRGAEKESQGSHSVRPLLAAAPIELPAASTSSPSNYPTEPVALGSAGHKVVEGQVTLKRDSLKVDLSNEPLKVDLGEDSLNVDLSEEAQELPASQASATTTTHTMPPLVSFRDVSLLSSLHQLKGNNNTGNPTMLRVDGGGQTCVSSKVVRPGVPHSPPLLTAQLSARSSDGSVELKLVTQPEEQHRARYQTEGSRGAVKDRSGSGHPTVKLVGYSKPTTLQIFVGSDTGKSGPHMFYQVCRVSGKNSTPCRERRVDGTVVIEAALHPENEMTMSCDCVGILKERNVDVEHRFKAVMSRGRKKSTKCRLVFRTFITLPSGAQEVLQVVSQPIACTQPPGVPEICRKSISSCLVTGGEQIFIFGKNFLKDTVVVFQQHSAKAQPIWEEKVLPDKDSLQPIHLIVAVPKYCDLTVTEEVTVEMVVVSGGKKSEPQSFTYLPLPTKKEVQVSDTWEEKPLPKGVSPCALQLNRHFAETGSLPQHITEVATSHVTPSPPTKTSSGVTPAGAASAPVATSPVRTSRVMLSSAKKIVGRASRLASRNPRQSPLTAKSVRNSSIESLPTPASAPASEGQKSRETEQPNKQPTMQGTVSLESLVEMLKVVQKFPAGSNLYTSVLQLVERLIHSMKDNIGHQCKTEVEEESEAPALPASPKVAASSTPPGSYVLSKGQKLVSGSSVQTTQVNHSSSYPPTNVAIPMATPVSLFPLTVFSAMPSTVSSGPKVARVAPVAPVAPTTVVSSPGLTRTVRVCVAEAPHLEEPPLKKHREEVGLLPDYTLVRGSQFPSEQQMTSPAVASVVSTASSFNSVNPLLSSKIVSQCTSQEALGEASPAIDALQGQLRIPDSQEVVSGSAMHLTHLPIPSPTQTVYRPLSQSLLQNINQRAPQQQQQQQQQQQQQQQQQQQQQKQSQQQQQQQEQQQPQHEQQQEQQKQQQRQAVRASQQTVSSLSHTVTHHHLNNMSGEQTVQQHSASPVLGVQSDMHVPVSDPLLSQGPGLCGVLPSSSTMAQAPATQESVASTCVTSSALTRSDPLLSQSSPVAPLQMEAGASIPATSTENSSRPVRAGDGLIVSNSNSQVSMQNEVTSAINLSETELLNYFDPNCFDNV